In Mytilus trossulus isolate FHL-02 chromosome 6, PNRI_Mtr1.1.1.hap1, whole genome shotgun sequence, a single window of DNA contains:
- the LOC134721517 gene encoding hemicentin-1-like isoform X3, with protein sequence MDYLILLVITYMVLMLASSQIPPGSPVIDGPQVIVLNSQITLTCTSPRGDPPPSVKWFFDDSEITTGISTTTAGTAVTTSLTFTATKNYHLEFLECQAENGVLQNPLSNTKYIEVHFSPVSATLTGPSTLTPGQQGIWTCISANGYPAGVMTMKNQNNNTQFTTEFTSSSVLDQKSFDVTGTLTWSPVIVNNGDTICCDVTHTTTLGSTPQTVCRQITVSYAPSVSLIHNAMNVDFGNNVTIGCVISANPSHTSVYWKKIYGVQAITIDMTNINKYGGGTLASPSLYIISADTSDAADYICFATNSFGTGQSSQGTLTVQGNAPSVSLILNAMNVDFGNNVTILCVISANPSHTSVYWKKISGVQAITIDMTNINKYGGGTLASPSLYIISADTSDAADYICFATNSFGTGQSSQGTLTVQGNAPSVSLILNAMNVDFGNNVTIGCVISANPSHTSVYWKKISGVQAITIDMTNINKYGGGTVASPSLYIISADTSDAADYICFATNSFGTGQSSQGTLTVQGNAPSVSLIHNAMNVDFGNNVTIGCVISANPSHTSVYWKKISGVQAITIDMTNINKYGGGTVASPSLYIISADTSDAADYICFATNSFGTGQSSQGTLTVQGNAPSVSLIHNAMNVDFGNNVTIGCVISANPSHTSVYWKKISGVQAITIDMTNINKYGGGTVASPSLYIISADTSDAADYICFATNSFGTGQSSQGTLTVQGNAPSVSLIHSAMNVDFGNNVTIGCVISANPSHTSVYWKKISGVQAITIDMTNINKYGGGTVASPSLYIISADTSDAADYICFATNSFGTGQSSQGTLTVQGNAPSVSLIHNALNVDFGNNVSIGCVISANPSHTSVYWKKISGVQAITIDMTNTNKYGGGTVASPSLYIISADTSDAADYICFATNSFGTGQSSQGTLTVQGIIPIVTVTTSAYMVNVDSSITLECQVTADPTHNSVYWQKVIGNNTETLTINGGKYNGSSVSNPNLTISNTQFSDAGSYYCYARNMLGVGSSTQIILAVTGTWNAPSVSLIHNAMNVDFGNNVTIGCVISANPSHTSVYWKKISGVQAITIDMTNTNKYGGGTLASPSLYIISADTSDAADYICFATNSFGTGQSSQGTLTVQGIIPVVTVTTSAYMVNVDSSITLECQVTADPTHSSVYWQKVIGNNTETLTINGGKYNGSSVSNPNLTISNTQFSDAGSYYCYARNMLGVGSSTQIILAVTGTWINNAVPDTTMTATTVRNAFQDTTMKECSGNQVIVPAVLGTIIGLMMVTFTAQLVRDKYKRYSRSIDKVSRRSSVVHPTLKESNVTQMNNLPVEQDTIEEGYAFPRELESGETKQFQLLPPIDNRQFTTDTYLLGRPKLLPIGKVSDLNV encoded by the exons ctTCATCTCAGATTCCTCCTGGATCACCAGTCATCGACGGACCTCAAGTCATAGTTCTTAATTCACAGATAACATTAACTTGCACGTCTCCCAGAGGTGATCCCCCACCGTCAGTGAAATGGTTCTTCGACGACTCGGAAATAACAACTGGCATTTCTACAACTACTGCTGGTACAGCAGTGACAACATCTCTAACGTTTACTGCTACCAAAAATTATCATTTAGAGTTTTTAGAGTGTCAGGCTGAAAATGGTGTTCTACAAAACCCACTTTCTAATACTAAATATATTGAGGTACACT TTTCACCAGTATCAGCAACGTTGACTGGACCATCCACTTTGACACCAGGACAACAAGGCATATGGACATGTATTTCTGCTAATGGTTATCCAGCTGGTGTAATGAccatgaaaaatcaaaataataatactcAGTTTACTACTGAGTTTACATCTTCCAGTGTATTAGATCAAAAATCCTTTGATGTTACTGGTACCCTTACCTGGAGCCCCGTAATTGTTAACAATGGAGATACCATTTGCTGTGATGTAACACATACAACTACACTAGGAAGTACTCCACAGACAGTCTGCAGACAAATTACTGTCTCTT ACGCTCCGAGTGTCAGTTTGATCCATAATGCAATGAATGTAGACTTCGGAAATAATGTGACCATTGGGTGTGTTATCTCAGCTAATCCATCTCACACTTCTGTTTATTGGAAGAAGATTTATGGAGTACAAGCGATAACTATTGACAtgacaaacataaacaaatatggTGGTGGAACATTGGCGTCACCATCACTTTATATAATCAGCGCTGATACAAGTGATGCTGCTGATTATATCTGTTTTGCTACCAACTCTTTTGGAACTGGTCAAAGTAGTCAAGGAACTCTAACTGTTCAAGGAA ACGCTCCGAGTGTCAGTTTGATCCTTAATGCAATGAATGTAGACTTCGGAAATAATGTGACCATTTTGTGTGTTATCTCAGCTAATCCATCTCACACTTCTGTTTATTGGAAGAAGATTTCGGGAGTACAAGCGATAACTATTGACAtgacaaacataaacaaatatggTGGTGGAACATTGGCGTCACCATCACTTTATATAATCAGCGCTGATACAAGTGATGCTGCTGATTATATCTGTTTTGCTACCAACTCTTTTGGAACTGGTCAAAGTAGTCAAGGAACTCTAACTGTTCAAGGAA ACGCTCCGAGTGTCAGTTTGATCCTTAATGCAATGAATGTAGACTTCGGAAATAATGTGACCATTGGGTGTGTTATCTCAGCTAATCCATCTCACACTTCTGTTTATTGGAAGAAGATTTCGGGAGTACAAGCGATAACTATTGACAtgacaaacataaacaaatatggTGGTGGAACAGTGGCGTCACCATCACTTTATATAATCAGCGCTGATACAAGTGATGCTGCTGATTATATCTGTTTTGCTACCAACTCTTTTGGAACTGGTCAAAGTAGTCAAGGAACTCTAACTGTTCAAGGTA ACGCTCCGAGTGTCAGTTTGATCCATAATGCAATGAATGTAGACTTCGGAAATAATGTGACCATTGGGTGTGTTATCTCAGCTAATCCATCTCACACTTCTGTTTATTGGAAGAAGATTTCGGGAGTACAAGCGATAACTATTGACAtgacaaacataaacaaatatggTGGTGGAACAGTGGCGTCACCATCACTTTATATAATCAGCGCTGATACAAGTGATGCTGCTGATTATATCTGTTTTGCTACCAACTCTTTTGGAACTGGTCAAAGTAGTCAAGGAACTCTAACTGTTCAAGGAA ACGCTCCGAGTGTCAGTTTGATCCATAATGCAATGAATGTAGACTTCGGAAATAATGTGACCATTGGGTGTGTTATCTCAGCTAATCCATCTCACACTTCTGTTTATTGGAAGAAGATTTCGGGAGTACAAGCGATAACTATTGACAtgacaaacataaacaaatatggTGGTGGAACAGTGGCGTCACCATCACTTTATATAATCAGCGCTGATACAAGTGATGCTGCTGATTATATCTGTTTTGCTACCAACTCTTTTGGAACTGGTCAAAGTAGTCAAGGAACTCTAACTGTTCAAGGAA ACGCTCCGAGTGTCAGTTTGATCCATAGTGCAATGAATGTAGACTTCGGAAATAATGTGACCATTGGGTGTGTTATCTCAGCTAATCCATCTCACACTTCTGTTTATTGGAAGAAGATTTCGGGAGTACAAGCGATAACTATTGACAtgacaaacataaacaaatatggTGGTGGAACAGTGGCGTCACCATCACTTTATATAATCAGCGCTGATACAAGTGATGCTGCTGATTATATCTGTTTTGCTACCAACTCTTTTGGAACTGGTCAAAGTAGTCAAGGAACTCTAACTGTTCAAGGAA ACGCTCCGAGTGTCAGTTTGATCCATAATGCATTGAATGTAGACTTCGGAAATAATGTGTCCATTGGGTGTGTTATCTCTGCTAATCCATCTCACACTTCTGTTTATTGGAAGAAGATTTCGGGAGTACAAGCGATAACTATTGACAtgacaaacacaaacaaatatggTGGTGGAACAGTGGCGTCACCATCACTTTATATAATCAGCGCTGATACAAGTGATGCTGCTGATTATATCTGTTTTGCTACCAACTCTTTTGGAACTGGTCAAAGTAGTCAAGGAACTCTAACTGTTCAAGGAA TAATACCAATTGTCACTGTAACAACATCAGCGTACATGGTCAATGTTGACAGCTCTATCACTCTAGAGTGTCAAGTTACTGCAGACCCAACTCATAATTCAGTATATTGGCAGAAAGTTATAGGAAACAATACAGAAACTTTAACTATAAATGGTGGAAAATACAACGGATCATCAGTGAGCAATCCTAATCTTACTATTTCAAATACTCAGTTTAGTGACGCTGGATCATACTACTGTTATGCAAGAAATATGTTGGGAGTGGGATCTAGTACTCAGATCATATTAGCTGTCACTGGTACATGGA ACGCTCCGAGTGTCAGTTTGATCCATAATGCAATGAATGTAGACTTCGGAAATAATGTGACCATTGGGTGTGTTATCTCTGCTAATCCATCTCACACTTCTGTTTATTGGAAGAAGATTTCGGGAGTACAAGCGATAACTATTGACAtgacaaacacaaacaaatatggTGGTGGAACATTGGCGTCACCATCACTTTATATAATCAGCGCTGATACAAGTGATGCTGCTGATTATATCTGTTTTGCTACCAACTCTTTTGGAACTGGTCAAAGTAGTCAAGGAACTCTAACTGTTCAAGGAA TAATACCAGTTGTCACTGTAACAACATCAGCGTACATGGTCAATGTTGACAGCTCTATCACACTAGAGTGTCAAGTTACTGCAGACCCAACTCATAGTTCAGTATATTGGCAGAAAGTTATAGGAAACAATACAGAAACTTTAACTATAAATGGTGGAAAATACAACGGATCATCAGTGAGCAATCCTAATCTTACTATTTCAAATACTCAGTTTAGTGACGCTGGATCATACTACTGTTATGCAAGAAATATGTTGGGAGTGGGATCTAGTACTCAGATCATATTAGCTGTCACTGGTACATGGA TAAATAACGCTGTTCCAGATACAACGATGACAGCAACCACAG taaGAAACGCCTTTCAAGATACTACGATGAAAGAATGTTCAG GCAATCAAGTTATTGTACCTGCTGTTCTTGGAACTATAATTGGCTTGATGATGGTTACTTTTACAGCACAACTTGTAAGAGATAAATATAA